The Nodularia sp. LEGE 06071 genome contains the following window.
GGCTGTGCATTCTACAACTTGTTGTTTGATTTCTGGCTTATAGACACTAATATCGCGGGCGACTGCATATATCAGTTGTGTTTCTCTCTCCTGAGTTACTGTCCAACCCAGCCATTTATAAGACCCATCTTGACAACGATAGCGATTTTCTAAGTAAATACACAGTTTATCTGTTTTCAGTTTATTTATTTCTGCTTGAGTTGCAATTTGCTCATCTGGGTGAATCAAATCAATCCAAGAGTCAGAAACCAGTTCCTCAAATGAGTAACCCAGTGTTTGAGTAAAAGCAGAGTTTATTTGATGAAAATATCCATCTAAATTCGTAACACATAATAAATTTAGGGAAAAATTACTCTGTGATAAGGCTTTATCAGCTTGATTTTGGTTATCAGTTATAAATAATTGTTTATTAATTTCAATATCAGCATCACTGCTCAATTGTTGGCTTTTAATTTCAGTAATATCAATAAATGTAGTGACAACACCATAGGGAGCAGCTTGATTAGCTTGAAATAAAGGCTGGCAATTTAATAATAACCAACCTAATTTGCCCGTTGGTCTATAAAAGCCCATCACCATATTTTTACATGGCTGTTTTGTTTGGAGAGCAACTATAGCCGGATGAGTTGCTGGTGTTACCACTGACCCATTTTCATGAATTATTTTCCAGGGTGGTGCAAAAAAAGGTTTTCCCAGTATTTGCTGCATCTCATATCCTAAAATTTTCTCCGCAGCCGAATTACAGGCTTGTATAGTTGTATCAGCTAGCTGAAAAATCATTCCCTCTTCTTGAGTAGAATTAATTGCCAAGTCTTGTTTTTGACTTTCTTCTAGTAATTCTATTTCTTTTGAATGCAACCGATTGATGAGTGTCTGTAATTGCTCTAAACCATTAATTCGTTGTGGTAATGATACGTGGAAAATATTTGGCGGTTGGGAATTTTCTTGATTTGGCATTATGTCAAATTCCATGATTTCAACGTAATTTTGGCGAAATCTACAATTTATTTCTGTAAAACAAAGTTTTCTGGTATCTACTTAATATAATTTAATGTAAATTTATTTTTTCAGTGGTTACTATACAATTCATCTAAAAAATAGCGTCATCGCTGATCATTCATATTTTAGCCCACACTCAAGCCTAAATTTATCACAGGTTATTTTATTTATGTAAAGACTATACTTGAGGATTATTATTGATATTTTGATGGAAATTCCAAGGATTACTTGCGGTTAAAGGAGAAATGAATTACAGCACAGAGGCTAGTACCGCAGGGCGGAAGTCAAAAGTCAAAAGTCAAAAGTCAAAAAGCTGACTCTATAGGCTTTTCATTGATTGCTGATGGTTGTCTTATTTACGCCGTGCTGTACTAGTTCAAGAATTTAGGCTATTAGACCATTGGAAATATCACAGAATGCAAATGCCGCGAAGATAATTGCAACTATAGTGCACAGAGTTATACATTTTAAAAGCAGCAGGAGCAACAAGTGGCAATGATGCACAAAAATGCTGCTTTTCGGTCAATTACTCCTAAAAATTCCCCTGATGAACTTGGATGAGTTTTCCAGCTATCTACAGGGACAGTCTTTGAGCAAACTGGCGCGGACAAGACTTATACTAAGCTTGCCGAAGGGTCGAAGTATGCCCGCACCACAATAAAATTTATGACAGTAATTTAAGTGTGTCACTAGTCTACTAGTCTACTAGTAAATTCCGCGCCCAGGCGATCGCTTGTTCGGGAGTCGAAATTTTACCCTCAGCTTGAGCTACGGCAATTTCTGTCAATAATTTGCGGATTACTGGCGAGGGTTCAATAGTTAATGCTAGTATCAAGTCGTCACCACTGACGAGTTTAGTGGGATGAGCAACCAGATCATCAGGGTTCAGGTAGCGGCTGATTAATGGTGCGTAGACGTGTAGCGACTGGTCGCCAGGCATCGCCGATACCAAATTATTCTCTATTAAGGCTAAAATTATTGTAGCCGCAAATACATTTCCCGCTTCTTGGAAGAAAAAATACTGATCTCGCACAGACATACTAGCTGATTTTAGCTGCGGGAATAGTTTCAGAGCAGTGGTAACCGCTTTCACTTCCGCCTGACTGTAAGTTAGTGCTTGGAGTTCTATTTTGGCAACTTCTGGCTGAGGGTGAACAAGACAAGCCAGTTTAGCAATACCTAACCAAGTGGTTTTTACGGTGTCGCGGACAGACTGTTGCAGTTCTCCACTCAGTTGCGGCCAATTTTGGGCAATTATAGCGGCTACTGTGTCTACTTTTGCTAGTTTTTCAAAGCTTTGGGGAGTCGCATTTTGGAACAAAGGCGCAAGTAAACCATTTTCTGCGGCCTTGGTTAGCCAAAAAGTCCCCTGTGCATTTGCTAATAAATAATTAATTTCTACCCGCACTCGTTCGGCTGCGACTTCTGCAATATGTGATGCCAAAGTCTGAATGATTGCTTGGGTTTTTGGCTCAATGGTAAATTCAAGTTGGGCGGCTTGACGATATGCCCGCATTAATCGCAGAGGGTCGTCTTTGAGGTTCGCTGGTGATACCATTCGCAAGATACCCTGTTCTAAGTCAGCCCGACCTTGTAAGGGGTCGATGATTTCTTGGGTATGGGGATTATAAGCGATCGCATTAATTGTAAAATCTCTTCTATGCAAATCAGTTTCTAAACTATCGCCTTCCTGTTGGGCAAAATCGGCGGTAGCTTGGGGAAATACCACACGGGCGATTTGCCTTTGGGCATCAAGTAGCACAAAACCAGCATGATAATGACGCGCGATCGCCTCAGCTACTGCCACCGCACCAGAGGGTATAATAAAATCCAGATCCAAGTATTCACGAGTTCTACCCAGAAGGGCATCCCGGACTGCACCACCGACAATATAAGCAGGTTTTGGCAACCATTCCAAGCTAAAAGGCCAATTTTCGGGAACTAGAGTCGGATATATCAAACCTTGCATTGTGATAAAAATCAACCCAAAAACTAGTGAATAAAACTTGGGCTTAAGTTACATTAGCAATAAAGAAAGGTTCTTGGAGCCAGTTCTATTATGTGTATTTGTGTAAACTGCCACTATGTAGACAGTTGTGAAACCTACCACGCCGTAGAAGCACAGCACCAACAGCCCCATTTAACCGAAAATCCCACCTTTGACCCGAATGAACCTTCCATTAACGTCAACATCCGCACCAGCGAAGATGTAATTGAAATGGAATGGGATGTTGTCGGTTGTCTCAGCTTTAAGCGGGAAATGGGTAAGTGGTCGAAATTACGTCCTGGTGAACTAGTACCGACGTGAGCAAAAACAATTACTCGCCTTGGCGACTGTAAGTCGCGGCTACACAGATAAAACCCAGCAACCTGGGTTAAAAACTTTAATTTTACGTTAGTCCGCGGAGGCGGACTTTGCTTGTGTAGTAGCGTACAGCCTGCGGCATCGGAGGCTCTATTCTATTCGCCCAAAACTACTAGTACCGCAAGGCGGAATTCAAAATTCAAAATTCAAAATTCAAAATGAATACAGGGTAATGTTTTCAGAGATTTTGAATGGTATGTCTATTTACGCCGTGCTGTACTAGTAGGGACTATTATGTTCCCGGACGAGAGCGAATATGATCGGGTATATGATGGCGATCGCCTAAAATTTCTAACAAAGGGCCATTAACGTCAAATTTAACCATACTTACCGACGCGACCAAAATATTCACCCGATAGCGATAGCGTCCTAAATCAATTCCCAGTAAACTGCAAAGCATAATCCGAATCGTGGCTTTATGGGAAACCACTAAAACATTACCTTCGGGATGTTTTTCTTGAATTTCAGCAATTACAGGCATAGAACGGTTAGCAATATCTACCGCAGTTTCTCCACCTATTGGTGCATTCCAAGCTGGTTCTGTCACCCATTTTACATAATTTTCTGCGTAATTCTCTTGGGCAAAGGATTTACTCTTAGTTTCCCATTCGCCGTAACTACCTTCTTTAAGTCCTTCACGCAACTGCATATCCATACCGATAGCATCACAAAATGGCTTGGCAGTTGCAATCGCGCGCTTCATTGGGCTAACATAAACCCCATCCCACTTCAATTTTTGATAAACATTGGCAAAACTCTCTGCCATCTGTACTCCCTCAGAGGTCAACTCCGCATCAGTTTGACCGCAGAAATTACCACTTTGACTAAAAGTAGTTTCTCCATGTCGCAGTAAATATAAATTCAGTGTCATAGCTTGTATCGCGATGGGGATAAAGGAGTTTGTGTAAAAATAAACTACCATCAATTTTGCAATCGAGTATGTTACAGCACGACAAAGTAATCAACGAAAAAAGTCAATCAACCACAAACTTTTGAAATCGAAGGCAAAAGTAGCGGTTTCACCTATTACTAAGTATTGATTCAGAATGCGGATACAATTGGCAAACTCCACACCTAAGTGATTTTCAATTATATGAGGTACTCTTAGCCCCCTCATCGCTTGCGCTATCGTGTACACACAAGTGATCGAATCGCCCCCTAACCCCCAATTCTGGGGGAACAAGAATTTTCCAAGTCCCCCAAACTTGGGGGATTTAGGGGGCAGAACAAGCTCAAACGCAGACACGTAGGACTTGTGTGTACACCGTAGCATCGCTTGCGGGGAGGGGGTTGGGGGTGGGGTTCTTGTACCTCATAACACTGGGAAGTGCTGTTAGTGAATTTTGTCGTGAATATAAAGCCATGATTGTGTGATTGAATAAATAAATCACCCTCTAATTATCAACTTTTTAATTAACCTTGACCCCAGAACTACAAAACCTTGCAGCCACAAAATACGCCATATCCCTACACACCACAACTCCTGAACTGGGGTTGGCTATCAGTAATTTTACTAGTGAAACTCGCGCTGATACTTGGGATTTGGGGCGTGATTTATCTAGTTACGTACATCAATATTTAATAGAATTTATCCAACCCCACACCTGGGCAGATGTAGCATTTATTGCCGTAGCTAGAGGCCCCGGTGGTTTTACAGGGACTCGGATTGGTGTAGTCATTGCCCGTACCTTGGGACAACAGTTAAATATACCTATATTTGCCATTTCCACCTTAGCAGCAGTAGCTTGGGCTGAAAAAGGTCAAAATCAATCAAAACCAGCAGTTATAGCCGTAGAAATGGCAGCACAACGGGGAAAAATCTTCGGTGCTATTTACCAAATATCTACTGATAACTTAAGTATCACAGCCTTATTACCAGATACTGTATTTACACCAGAAGCATGGCAAGAAACCTTAGCCAATTGGCAGAGTGAATATCAGTTAATTAAAGCCACATCTGGTTTAGCTGCAACAGTCAGCAGTATTTTGGAACTAGCTTATTTAGATTGGCAACAAGGTAAACATCCTCATTGGTTTGAGGCATTACCATATTACGGACAGCATCCTGTAGATATTTAAAACATAAACTATTGTGGGGTGGGCTTCTAGCCCGCCCTAAACAGGCAAGACTTGTACTGAGCTTGTCGAAGTATGCCTGTTCCACAAGAAAACAGCGAGCGATAGGCAGAAAAACCCATCCTCGCTGGTTATGGCTTAAGCGGTGAGAGAAGCGATCGCCTCGTCAACAGCTTGTAAGGCCAAATTGACTTCTGCCTCAGTCACAATCAACGGCGGGACAAACCGGACAACTTTCGGACCGGCTGGTACTAGCAAAACACCCTTGTCCATAGCAGCCTTAACAACATCAGATGCGGTGAGTGGAACATCTGCTTGTAATTCCATCCCATTGATTAAACCCCAGCCCCGGACTTCAGAAATGTAGTGGGGATATTTAGCTGCGATCGCATTTAATCCATTTCTTAGCTGTATACCCCGTTCTTCCACATTCTGCAAAATATTCTCTTTTTCCAAAGTCTGACAAACAGCCAGCGCCACACCACAAACAAAGGGATTACCGCCAAATGTGCTGGCGTGTTCTCCTGGTTCAAAGACATCGCAGAACTTCTTACTCATCATCGCCCCAATGGGGATACCGCCGCCCAAACCTTTCGCACTGGTAAAGATATCTGGTTCCACACCCAAATGTTCATAACCCCATAACTTACCACTGCGTCCCATGCCAACTTGCACTTCATCGAACATCAACAAAATGCCAGTTTCATCACAAACTTTCCGCAGCTTTTGGAAGTAAGCCACATCACCAGGACGCACACCGCCTTCTCCTTGCAACGGTTCAATTAAAATGGCCGCTACGCGATAATCTCCTTCATCTAATTCACTAACTGCTACCTCTATGGCATTAATATCGTTATAAGGAACATATGCAAAACCAGGTACTAAGGGGTGAAAATATTTTTGATACTTCGGTTGTCCGGTAGCGGTGACAGTCGCCAAAGTTCGACCGTGGAAACTAGCATTGGCGGTGAGAATAATCGGCTTGTCAATCTCTAGAACTGTGTGGGCATATTTCCGCGCCAGTTTAATGGCGGCTTCGTTAGCCTCAGCCCCAGAGTTGCAGAAAAATACCCGATCTGCACAGGAATGTTCAACTATCCATTGGGCTA
Protein-coding sequences here:
- a CDS encoding CCA tRNA nucleotidyltransferase, coding for MQGLIYPTLVPENWPFSLEWLPKPAYIVGGAVRDALLGRTREYLDLDFIIPSGAVAVAEAIARHYHAGFVLLDAQRQIARVVFPQATADFAQQEGDSLETDLHRRDFTINAIAYNPHTQEIIDPLQGRADLEQGILRMVSPANLKDDPLRLMRAYRQAAQLEFTIEPKTQAIIQTLASHIAEVAAERVRVEINYLLANAQGTFWLTKAAENGLLAPLFQNATPQSFEKLAKVDTVAAIIAQNWPQLSGELQQSVRDTVKTTWLGIAKLACLVHPQPEVAKIELQALTYSQAEVKAVTTALKLFPQLKSASMSVRDQYFFFQEAGNVFAATIILALIENNLVSAMPGDQSLHVYAPLISRYLNPDDLVAHPTKLVSGDDLILALTIEPSPVIRKLLTEIAVAQAEGKISTPEQAIAWARNLLVD
- a CDS encoding Ycf34 family protein, which encodes MCICVNCHYVDSCETYHAVEAQHQQPHLTENPTFDPNEPSINVNIRTSEDVIEMEWDVVGCLSFKREMGKWSKLRPGELVPT
- a CDS encoding histidine phosphatase family protein, which gives rise to MTLNLYLLRHGETTFSQSGNFCGQTDAELTSEGVQMAESFANVYQKLKWDGVYVSPMKRAIATAKPFCDAIGMDMQLREGLKEGSYGEWETKSKSFAQENYAENYVKWVTEPAWNAPIGGETAVDIANRSMPVIAEIQEKHPEGNVLVVSHKATIRIMLCSLLGIDLGRYRYRVNILVASVSMVKFDVNGPLLEILGDRHHIPDHIRSRPGT
- the tsaB gene encoding tRNA (adenosine(37)-N6)-threonylcarbamoyltransferase complex dimerization subunit type 1 TsaB, with product MTPELQNLAATKYAISLHTTTPELGLAISNFTSETRADTWDLGRDLSSYVHQYLIEFIQPHTWADVAFIAVARGPGGFTGTRIGVVIARTLGQQLNIPIFAISTLAAVAWAEKGQNQSKPAVIAVEMAAQRGKIFGAIYQISTDNLSITALLPDTVFTPEAWQETLANWQSEYQLIKATSGLAATVSSILELAYLDWQQGKHPHWFEALPYYGQHPVDI
- a CDS encoding acetylornithine/succinylornithine family transaminase — protein: MSIETLIEQATIPPTSGFMSSSPFDADSFNEAVMSTYARFPLALDRGAGCRVWDTQGREYLDFVAGIATCTLGHAHPAMVEAVTRQIQKLHHVSNLYYIPEQGDLAQWIVEHSCADRVFFCNSGAEANEAAIKLARKYAHTVLEIDKPIILTANASFHGRTLATVTATGQPKYQKYFHPLVPGFAYVPYNDINAIEVAVSELDEGDYRVAAILIEPLQGEGGVRPGDVAYFQKLRKVCDETGILLMFDEVQVGMGRSGKLWGYEHLGVEPDIFTSAKGLGGGIPIGAMMSKKFCDVFEPGEHASTFGGNPFVCGVALAVCQTLEKENILQNVEERGIQLRNGLNAIAAKYPHYISEVRGWGLINGMELQADVPLTASDVVKAAMDKGVLLVPAGPKVVRFVPPLIVTEAEVNLALQAVDEAIASLTA